One region of Glycine max cultivar Williams 82 chromosome 9, Glycine_max_v4.0, whole genome shotgun sequence genomic DNA includes:
- the LOC100804278 gene encoding uncharacterized protein At4g15970, protein MKKNTYTVENSGGSGDGGIKAWSFGNHQLLVRRVMQVTMSIAGLAVLWMFLSNSASSIEFHTFSHYFSAQSIKAGYESKLESVLRTASMKDNKTVIITTLNDAWAKPGSIFDLFTLRGPVGNETQWLLNHLVVITWDQKTNAYCLAMHKHCYQVETKGSNFTGEVFFMSPTYLRMMWRRTEFLTSVLEMGYNFVFTDTDIMWLRDPFKQFYEDADFQIACDAFNGNSSDINNYPNGGFKYIKSNNRTIWLNKFWFNSSKEYPGFGEQAVFNKIKLNPLISQMKLKIRFLSTSYFGGFCEPSKDLNKVSTMHANCCVGIDNKVNDLKILLEDWKKYMALPEIEKKQSNLTWSVPQSCSTSFERANEERKKNKGRLQRALVETV, encoded by the exons ATGAAGAAGAACACCTATACGGTGGAGAATTCCGGTGGCAGCGGCGACGGTGGCATCAAGGCATGGAGTTTCGGTAACCACCAGCTTTTGGTGAGAAGGGTGATGCAAGTAACCATGTCCATTGCAGGGCTTGCTGTGTTGTGGATGTTTCTCTCTaactctgcctcttccattgaATTTCATACCTTCTCACATTACTTCAGTGCTCAGTCAATAAAG GCTGGTTATGAATCAAAGCTAGAGAGTGTTCTTAGAACCGCGTCTATGAAGGATAATAAGACAGTGATAATCACAACTTTAAACGATGCATGGGCAAAGCCAGGTTCCATATTTGACCTCTTTACCCTACGGGGACCGGTAGGGAATGAGACACAATGGCTTTTGAATCACTTGGTGGTAATAACTTGGGACCAAAAGACAAATGCTTATTGCCTTGCTATGCACAAGCATTGTTACCAAGTTGAAACTAAAGGTTCCAATTTCACCGGTGAAGTATTTTTCATGTCCCCAACATACCTACGCATGATGTGGAGAAGAACTGAATTCCTTACTTCTGTCCTTGAGATGGGATATAACTTTGTGTTCACG GATACTGATATAATGTGGCTTAGAGATCCCTTCAAACAATTTTACGAAGATGCAGATTTCCAAATAGCTTGTGATGCTTTCAATGGCAATTCCTCTGACATAAACAACTATCCAAATGGagggtttaaatatattaaatcgaATAACAGAACTATTTGGCTTAACAAGTTCTGGTTCAACTCTAGCAAAGAGTACCCAGGGTTTGGTGAGCAGGCTGTGTTCAACAAGATTAAATTGAACCCTTTAATTTCCCAAATGAAGCTGAAGATTAGGTTCCTTAGCACTAGCTATTTTGGAGGGTTTTGTGAGCCTAGCAAGGACCTCAACAAGGTCTCAACAATGCATGCCAATTGTTGTGTTGGCATAGACAACAAAGTCAATGATCTTAAAATTTTGCTTGAGGATTGGAAGAAGTATATGGCATTGCCTGAAATTGAGAAGAAACAATCAAATCTTACTTGGAGCGTACCACAAAGTTGCAG